The following are encoded together in the Methylomonas methanica MC09 genome:
- a CDS encoding response regulator, whose product MPEMDGYAATRAIRANPLYADLPIIAMTANVMTSDRQRCLDSGMNDHVGKPVEWTQLFQVLARWIKPDEGADIQPADIVINHDDSGFPQLTGVDSRQAQLLTGNNLVVYRKLLRLFRDRHSRDWAQIQSYYQAEDFENAANMIHKLLGSVQSVAHYALVKILSELETAFKEKQPSLQPKLAQAEALLNQLFLEIGLLFDNTESEPTRADQLTKDSGYSQKSGSFSL is encoded by the coding sequence ATGCCTGAGATGGATGGCTATGCGGCGACACGCGCCATCCGCGCCAATCCCCTCTATGCCGATTTACCCATCATTGCCATGACCGCCAATGTAATGACCTCCGATCGGCAGCGTTGCCTGGATAGCGGCATGAACGACCATGTCGGAAAACCCGTCGAGTGGACGCAACTGTTTCAAGTGCTGGCGCGCTGGATTAAACCTGATGAAGGTGCTGATATTCAGCCCGCAGATATCGTGATAAATCATGACGATTCGGGCTTTCCTCAACTGACGGGCGTGGATAGCCGGCAAGCGCAACTGCTGACGGGTAATAATTTGGTTGTGTACCGTAAGTTGCTGAGGTTGTTCCGGGACCGGCATAGCCGGGACTGGGCGCAAATTCAAAGTTATTATCAGGCGGAGGATTTTGAAAATGCCGCTAACATGATTCATAAATTATTAGGCAGCGTACAATCTGTTGCGCATTACGCGCTTGTAAAAATACTGTCCGAGCTGGAAACGGCGTTTAAGGAAAAGCAGCCTTCGTTGCAGCCAAAGCTAGCGCAGGCGGAAGCATTACTAAACCAGTTGTTTTTGGAGATAGGACTGCTGTTCGATAATACGGAATCCGAGCCTACGCGGGCCGATCAGCTAACCAAGGACAGTGGGTACAGTCAAAAATCCGGAAGCTTCAGTCTATAA